One window from the genome of Actinomycetes bacterium encodes:
- the pdxH gene encoding pyridoxamine 5'-phosphate oxidase — MDETSDRPVPDPAAMRVGYDPADGNAGLLEEAAPGDPLELFARWFAEVASGGAGGAGRLAEPNAVVVATVTPDGWPAARTVLLKGYDAEGLRFFTNTGSAKADQLAATPRAALVFPWHEVHRQVRVTGTVARLPDEVVAAYFATRPRESQLGAWASPQSSVVGSRAELDARLAEVAARFPEEEPVPVPPHWGGYLVVPVEWEFWVGRSGRLHDRLRYVRPEGSPTTSVPWTRERLAP; from the coding sequence ATGGACGAGACGAGCGACCGGCCGGTGCCCGATCCCGCGGCCATGCGGGTGGGCTACGACCCCGCGGACGGCAACGCCGGCCTGCTCGAGGAGGCGGCGCCCGGCGACCCGCTCGAGCTCTTCGCCCGGTGGTTCGCCGAGGTGGCGAGCGGTGGCGCCGGCGGCGCCGGGCGCCTCGCCGAGCCCAACGCGGTGGTCGTGGCGACCGTGACGCCGGACGGGTGGCCGGCGGCGCGGACCGTCCTGCTCAAGGGGTACGACGCCGAGGGACTGCGGTTCTTCACCAACACGGGGTCGGCCAAGGCCGACCAGCTGGCTGCGACCCCCCGGGCTGCGCTGGTGTTCCCCTGGCACGAGGTGCACCGCCAGGTGCGGGTCACCGGGACGGTCGCCCGGCTGCCCGACGAGGTCGTGGCCGCGTACTTCGCGACCCGGCCGCGCGAGTCCCAGCTCGGCGCCTGGGCCAGCCCCCAGTCCTCGGTCGTCGGGTCGAGAGCCGAGCTGGACGCCCGGCTGGCCGAGGTGGCGGCGCGGTTCCCCGAGGAGGAGCCGGTGCCGGTGCCGCCGCACTGGGGCGGCTACCTGGTGGTGCCGGTCGAGTGGGAGTTCTGGGTGGGCCGCTCCGGGCGGCTGCACGACCGGCTGCGCTACGTACGCCCGGAGGGGTCGCCGACCACCAGCGTGCCCTGGACCCGCGAGCGCCTGGCCCCCTGA
- a CDS encoding UdgX family uracil-DNA binding protein (This protein belongs to the uracil DNA glycosylase superfamily, members of which act in excision repair of DNA. However, it belongs more specifically to UdgX branch, whose founding member was found to bind uracil in DNA (where it does not belong), without cleaving it, appears to promote DNA repair by a pathway involving RecA, rather than base excision.) — protein MTELSAADFVPADADLDELRAAAGGCRGCELWEPATQTVFSAGPPSARLALVGEQPGDQEDRQGAPFVGPAGRLLVKAVEEAGVAPGDVYRTNAVKHFRFTQAGPGKRRIHQTPEMRHITACRPWLAAELRVIDPEVTVALGATAAKSLLGPSVRVTKDRGSVIERETSVGVRRFVVTTHPSAVLRTPGDQRDQAFAALVADLRVAAELITAP, from the coding sequence ATGACGGAGCTCAGCGCTGCCGACTTCGTGCCCGCCGACGCCGACCTGGACGAGCTGCGGGCAGCCGCGGGGGGCTGCCGCGGGTGCGAGCTGTGGGAGCCGGCCACCCAGACCGTGTTCTCGGCCGGCCCGCCGAGCGCACGGCTGGCACTGGTGGGCGAGCAGCCCGGCGACCAGGAGGACCGGCAGGGCGCGCCGTTCGTCGGACCGGCCGGGCGCCTGCTGGTGAAGGCCGTGGAGGAGGCCGGGGTGGCGCCGGGCGACGTCTACCGGACGAACGCGGTCAAGCACTTCCGCTTCACCCAGGCCGGCCCCGGCAAGCGGCGGATCCACCAGACACCGGAGATGCGCCACATCACCGCGTGCCGGCCATGGCTGGCCGCCGAGCTGCGGGTGATCGACCCGGAGGTGACGGTCGCCCTCGGGGCCACCGCCGCCAAGTCGCTGCTCGGCCCGTCGGTCCGGGTCACGAAGGACCGCGGGTCGGTGATCGAGCGGGAAACCTCCGTGGGGGTGCGGCGGTTCGTGGTGACCACCCATCCCAGTGCCGTGCTGCGCACGCCCGGCGACCAGCGGGACCAGGCCTTCGCCGCCCTCGTCGCCGACCTCAGGGTGGCCGCCGAGCTGATCACGGCACCGTGA
- a CDS encoding metal-dependent transcriptional regulator, whose translation MSDLIDTTEMYLRTVFELEEEGVVPLRARIAERLGQSGPTVSQTVARMERDGLLTVEGDRHLELSPLGRTLATRVMRKHRLAECLLVQVIGLEWELVHDEACRWEHVMSETVERRLLEVLGHPTVSPYGNPIPGLTELGDPDRVADDEVLAPLDQVALTGVTSAIVRRLAEPVQADHALMSRLRRAGVQPGASITVGPGGDGLLVGSGGETTEISGVVASHVYVAAG comes from the coding sequence GTGAGCGACCTCATCGACACCACCGAGATGTACCTCCGGACGGTCTTCGAGCTGGAGGAGGAGGGTGTCGTCCCGCTGCGGGCGCGCATCGCGGAGCGGCTGGGGCAGTCCGGCCCGACGGTGTCGCAGACGGTCGCCCGGATGGAGCGCGACGGCCTGCTGACCGTCGAGGGCGACCGGCACCTCGAGCTCAGCCCGCTCGGGCGCACGCTGGCCACCCGGGTCATGCGGAAGCACCGGCTGGCGGAGTGCCTGCTGGTGCAGGTGATCGGGCTGGAGTGGGAGCTGGTCCACGACGAGGCCTGCCGGTGGGAGCACGTCATGTCCGAGACCGTGGAGCGGCGGCTGCTCGAGGTGCTCGGCCACCCGACGGTCTCGCCCTACGGCAACCCGATCCCCGGCCTGACCGAGCTCGGCGACCCTGACCGGGTCGCCGACGACGAGGTCCTGGCGCCGCTGGACCAGGTCGCGCTGACCGGCGTCACCTCGGCGATCGTGCGCCGGCTGGCCGAGCCGGTGCAGGCCGACCACGCGCTGATGTCCCGGCTGCGACGGGCCGGTGTGCAGCCCGGGGCATCGATCACCGTGGGCCCGGGAGGTGACGGGCTGCTCGTCGGGTCCGGCGGCGAGACCACGGAGATCTCCGGCGTCGTCGCGTCGCACGTCTACGTCGCCGCCGGCTGA
- a CDS encoding rhodanese-like domain-containing protein has protein sequence MRSITVQELKAAMDAGEVGAGDLVDVREPYEYDQGHVPGAEPAPLHTVPALVPSLPTDRPVYLVCAVGSRSARAADYLSKLGIDAVNIEGGTADWMRAGYPVER, from the coding sequence ATGCGCAGCATCACCGTCCAGGAGCTCAAGGCCGCGATGGACGCCGGCGAGGTCGGGGCGGGCGACCTGGTCGACGTGCGGGAGCCCTACGAGTACGACCAGGGCCACGTGCCCGGTGCCGAGCCGGCTCCGCTGCACACCGTGCCGGCACTCGTCCCCTCGCTGCCGACCGACCGGCCGGTGTACCTGGTCTGCGCCGTCGGCAGCCGGAGCGCGAGGGCGGCGGACTACCTGTCGAAGCTCGGCATCGACGCCGTCAACATCGAGGGCGGCACGGCCGACTGGATGCGCGCCGGCTACCCGGTCGAGCGCTGA
- a CDS encoding rhodanese-like domain-containing protein: protein MDVRIVETPDLGDRSYVVGAGDVVVVVDPQRDVDRVEALLAGRRLTHVLETHVHNDYLSGGLDLARRHGATYVVPAGVEVGYDREPMADGDRFDTGSMHWEAVATPGHTQHHLSYAVRVGDETAAFTGGSLLFGSVGRTDLVEDDLTEQLTRDQWHSVRRLVDRLPAGAAVLPTHGFGSFCSASATSGDASTIAEQQRTNSAFQQDEDAFVAELVAGLDAYPAYYAHMGPANLAGPEPIDLTPPSLASADELRKRLASGEWVVDLRARAAFAEGFLPGTLSFDSDGNVVTYLGWLLPWGTPVTLLGDTAEQVAAVQRDLARIGIDRPAARAVGGPAVWARGSDLATYPRTDFGGLAHALREDPGLTVLDVRSASEHRESRVRGAVHVPLHLLAERMDDLPGTRLWVHCGSGFRAAVAASLLAAHGHDVVHVDEDFESADAAGLPLESGPA from the coding sequence ATGGACGTGCGCATCGTTGAGACGCCGGACCTCGGCGACCGTTCCTACGTGGTCGGCGCTGGCGACGTCGTGGTTGTCGTGGACCCGCAGCGCGACGTCGACCGGGTCGAGGCGCTGCTCGCCGGCCGCCGGCTGACGCACGTGCTGGAGACGCACGTCCACAACGACTACCTGAGCGGTGGCCTCGACCTGGCACGGCGGCACGGCGCGACGTACGTCGTTCCCGCCGGTGTCGAGGTGGGGTACGACCGGGAGCCGATGGCGGACGGCGACCGTTTCGACACCGGGTCGATGCACTGGGAGGCGGTGGCCACACCGGGCCACACGCAGCACCACCTGTCCTACGCGGTACGGGTCGGCGACGAGACCGCAGCCTTCACCGGCGGCTCCCTCCTCTTCGGGAGCGTCGGGCGCACCGACCTGGTCGAGGACGACCTGACCGAGCAGCTCACCCGCGACCAGTGGCACTCGGTCCGCCGGCTGGTCGACCGGCTGCCGGCCGGGGCGGCGGTCCTGCCGACGCACGGGTTCGGGAGCTTCTGCAGCGCATCTGCGACCTCCGGTGACGCGTCCACGATCGCCGAGCAGCAGCGCACCAACAGCGCCTTCCAGCAGGACGAGGACGCCTTCGTCGCCGAGCTGGTCGCCGGGCTTGACGCCTATCCCGCCTACTACGCGCACATGGGGCCGGCCAACCTGGCCGGGCCGGAGCCGATCGACCTGACCCCGCCCTCGCTCGCGTCCGCCGACGAGCTGCGCAAGCGGCTGGCCTCAGGCGAGTGGGTCGTCGACCTGCGGGCCCGGGCCGCCTTCGCCGAGGGGTTCCTGCCGGGCACGCTGTCCTTCGACAGCGACGGCAACGTGGTGACCTACCTGGGCTGGCTGCTCCCGTGGGGCACGCCGGTCACGCTGCTCGGTGACACGGCGGAGCAGGTGGCCGCGGTGCAACGCGACCTGGCCCGCATCGGCATCGACCGGCCCGCGGCGCGCGCCGTGGGCGGCCCCGCGGTGTGGGCGCGGGGGAGCGACCTGGCGACGTACCCGCGGACCGACTTCGGCGGCCTGGCGCACGCGCTGCGCGAGGACCCGGGACTGACGGTGCTCGACGTGCGGTCGGCGTCCGAGCACCGCGAGTCGCGGGTCAGGGGGGCGGTGCACGTGCCGCTGCACCTGCTCGCGGAGCGGATGGACGACCTGCCCGGCACGCGGCTGTGGGTGCACTGCGGCTCGGGCTTCCGGGCCGCGGTGGCGGCCTCGCTGCTGGCGGCCCATGGGCACGACGTCGTGCACGTCGACGAGGACTTCGAGTCGGCCGACGCGGCCGGGCTGCCCCTGGAGTCCGGACCGGCCTGA
- a CDS encoding C40 family peptidase codes for MSKHRRPTKLQQFAQLSRANASPLHLGVAAGVAGTLSITGTVVAQAAPTDAAKRLSTKPVAEQTVVAGDLSNSQNVLALKDAVTDAQRERAERIAEAKARAEAKRKRLAAKRAAERREARQQAAEARTVQTASRSVERMSASAANVLSIARQVASGAYYAYGGAGPTGFDCSGFTSYVFSKVGVSLPHSSSAQYSVTTRVSSPQPGDLVFVYNGGGGSIGHVAIYAGNGYWWEASNPSTGVGLHRAWSTSVSYGRVL; via the coding sequence TTGTCCAAGCATCGCCGCCCGACCAAGCTGCAGCAGTTCGCGCAGCTCTCCCGGGCCAACGCGAGTCCCCTGCACCTGGGTGTCGCCGCCGGCGTGGCCGGCACCCTGTCGATCACCGGCACCGTCGTCGCCCAGGCGGCGCCCACCGACGCTGCCAAGCGGCTGAGCACCAAGCCGGTCGCCGAGCAGACCGTCGTCGCCGGCGACCTGTCCAACTCGCAGAACGTCTTGGCGCTCAAGGACGCGGTCACCGACGCCCAGCGCGAGCGCGCGGAGCGCATTGCCGAGGCGAAGGCACGCGCCGAGGCCAAGCGCAAGCGGCTCGCCGCCAAGCGCGCGGCCGAGCGCCGTGAGGCCCGCCAGCAGGCCGCCGAGGCCCGGACCGTGCAGACCGCGTCGCGCAGCGTCGAGCGGATGAGCGCGTCGGCTGCCAACGTGCTCTCCATCGCCCGCCAGGTCGCGTCGGGTGCCTACTATGCCTACGGCGGCGCCGGCCCTACCGGCTTCGACTGCTCGGGCTTCACCTCGTACGTCTTCTCGAAGGTCGGCGTCTCCCTGCCGCACTCGTCCTCGGCGCAGTACTCGGTCACCACCCGGGTCTCGAGCCCGCAGCCCGGCGACCTCGTGTTCGTCTACAACGGCGGCGGCGGCAGCATCGGGCACGTGGCGATCTACGCCGGCAACGGCTACTGGTGGGAGGCGTCCAACCCGAGCACCGGTGTCGGCCTGCACCGCGCGTGGTCGACCAGCGTGTCGTACGGCCGGGTCCTCTAG
- a CDS encoding diguanylate cyclase encodes MAQVSIAALRDVQRLIVRLNAGTDLAATLRAVVDGVVEGLGFEVAVVSLVHDDGTVEAVAVAGPEDVGETLLGRRTPLDKWERAFDRSLPWGALRYEPHEMADQDDIPSWVPDIPVLDDPDAWHPLDALYAPLHSISGDLVGVLSVDLPRDGRRPGELQREMLEMYATQAGIAIDNARLAERLRESEEAFRLAFENAPFGMSIVDFTPGSAGRFLRVNEAMCRMLGYSRRELQERSIGEITHEDDRPADVEAIRSAMEGAQDRYQLEKRYLRADGQPVWVSLQTSVVRDNTGTALYGIAQFEDVSDRRAEHQELTRRATSDPLTGLLNRASLGERVDAAIHEARRNRRPGALLFCDLDAFKPVNDTHGHAVGDQVLAIVARRLESQVRTRDTTARFGGDEFVVVADDLSGAMLADLVDRLREAVAAPIDVGGLTFELSVTIGTVAVTGADGESADELVAAADVDMYLRKPSSSRPQQAEHQPAPGGSSGR; translated from the coding sequence GTCCAACGGCTGATCGTCCGGCTCAACGCCGGCACCGACCTGGCGGCCACGCTGCGGGCCGTGGTCGACGGCGTGGTCGAAGGCCTCGGCTTCGAGGTCGCCGTCGTGAGCCTGGTCCACGACGACGGCACCGTCGAGGCGGTCGCGGTGGCCGGGCCGGAGGACGTGGGCGAGACCCTGCTCGGGCGGCGCACCCCGCTGGACAAGTGGGAGCGCGCCTTCGACCGCTCCCTGCCGTGGGGGGCGTTGCGCTACGAGCCGCACGAGATGGCCGACCAGGACGACATCCCGAGCTGGGTCCCCGACATCCCGGTGCTGGACGACCCCGACGCCTGGCACCCGCTGGACGCCCTCTACGCGCCGCTGCACTCGATCTCCGGCGACCTGGTGGGCGTGCTGTCCGTCGACCTGCCGCGCGACGGCCGCCGTCCCGGCGAGCTGCAGCGCGAGATGCTCGAGATGTACGCCACCCAGGCCGGCATCGCGATCGACAACGCCCGGCTCGCCGAGCGGCTGCGCGAGAGCGAGGAGGCGTTCCGGCTCGCGTTCGAGAACGCGCCGTTCGGCATGTCGATCGTCGACTTCACGCCGGGGTCGGCCGGGCGCTTCCTGAGGGTCAACGAGGCGATGTGCCGGATGCTCGGCTACAGCCGGCGCGAGCTGCAGGAGCGCAGCATCGGCGAGATCACCCACGAGGACGACCGGCCGGCCGACGTGGAGGCGATCCGGTCGGCGATGGAGGGCGCGCAGGACCGCTACCAGCTCGAGAAGCGCTACCTGCGGGCCGACGGCCAGCCGGTCTGGGTGTCGCTGCAGACCTCGGTGGTGCGCGACAACACGGGGACGGCGCTCTACGGCATCGCGCAGTTCGAGGACGTCAGCGACCGCCGGGCGGAGCACCAGGAGCTCACCCGGCGGGCCACCAGCGACCCGCTGACCGGCCTGCTCAACCGGGCCTCGCTCGGCGAGCGGGTCGACGCGGCCATCCACGAGGCGCGACGCAACCGGCGCCCGGGCGCCTTGCTCTTCTGCGACCTCGACGCCTTCAAGCCGGTCAACGACACGCACGGCCACGCCGTCGGCGACCAGGTGCTCGCGATCGTCGCCCGCCGTCTCGAGTCGCAGGTCCGCACGAGGGACACCACGGCGCGCTTCGGTGGCGACGAGTTCGTGGTGGTGGCCGACGACCTGAGCGGTGCGATGCTGGCAGACCTGGTGGACCGGCTGCGTGAGGCGGTGGCCGCGCCGATCGACGTGGGCGGGCTGACCTTCGAGCTCTCGGTGACCATCGGCACGGTCGCGGTCACCGGCGCCGACGGGGAGTCGGCCGACGAGCTGGTGGCGGCCGCCGACGTCGACATGTACCTCCGCAAGCCGTCGTCGTCCCGGCCCCAGCAGGCCGAGCACCAGCCGGCGCCCGGCGGGTCCAGCGGCCGCTGA